The Chiloscyllium plagiosum isolate BGI_BamShark_2017 chromosome 4, ASM401019v2, whole genome shotgun sequence region GTGCGAGGGTCTGGAAGGCAGGTTGGGTGTGCATGTGTATGAGATGATTACATTGTGGGGTGGTTGCCACTGAAAAGCACATGGTGAcccccatctctctgtctctcatgttCTCACTCTGTTTTTCCCACCCACTCCCCAATTTAATTCCTGCCTTCGTTCATCTTAGCTGTTTACAAACAGCCTGCCCACTTGCTCATTCCAGTCATATAATGGTATGGGCAGTGTATTACCTGGTCAATATGCTTGCAGTGTAGCCTCACAGACctttttatttattgatttatgtTATTTGCCTCCTCCCACCTGTTAATGGGGGTCAACTTCAGTGTGAGGTGGAATATGGTGAGCTATACACCTGACTGTTTTATATGTTCCCCCCTCACCAGCAGGAGTGCATGAATATCCAGCCCTCagtaacacacacaaacacatacacaccccTTGATATAGAGCAGATGAACTCAACTTAGGCCATTGCAACTGTATAATTAATCACATTTGGAACAGCTGAGTGACTTATGGAATTGCTCTGTTGTGCTAAAATGATGCCAATGTTATTTTCTATTTGCAGTTGCTGGAGCTCATTGCAAAATCCCAGCTCACGTCCCTCAGTGGGATTGCCCAGAAAAACTACATGAACATTCTGGAGAAAGTTGTACAGAAAGGTGAGCAGTAACTGTGAACAGTGCTGGTCTCCATATTATAAAATCACCTTCGAGTTGTTTCTTTGTTCTACTTTCATATTTAACTAGAATTTCCTAGATCTAATGATGGAAAGCAAGAGGAAAATTCTTTGTTTGTACTCTTATAGAGTTAAGAATCCATTAAGACGGCATTAGAAAATTAGTGAGCAGTTCTCGCAAATTCTTCTGTGCTAATCCACTTGGCAAGTGATATGGATACAAAGCAGACTACAACTTCAGTCTGCATTTGGTAATGAAGCCAACTGCACTGCATGAATTAAATAAGTACTTTGAGAATCAAAATGCGAAAGCTTATTTTGAGGGAGAATAgttagtttttaaaacaaaatcttttatttttgtgctattaagaatttttatttccagtagtTGCAGCATATGTGTGCCTATCGTTCAGTCTTTAGGACTGAGGTGATAATTATGAATTCTATTAGTGATTCCGATGAAGAGCCTAGAACATGGGATCAATTGGTTGGAAGTGATTCATTGTTCACCACTGCCATGATGACACAATTAAGATCCTTGAATATCTTGTCCGGTTGCATTTATTTTGGAAAGTTGCCCAATTTCTCGCAAAATGACAACCTGATCAGCCAATTTCAAGCACCGCAATTTAAAGattcttatttttgttttgagcTATCTCCATGACCTCTCATCCCCTTTTTTATAATTGTCACCCCCTGTAGTCCCACTATCCTCTGAGATTTCTTGTCTTCCTCATTTTGAGCTCTTGAATATCCCTGATTTAAATCACTTTCCTATTGGTAGTTGTCCCTTCAGCTGACTGGATTCTGTactctgggattctctccctaaatctctccaTGCTGTCACttccttttaatattttcttaGAATCTATCTCTTTGGCCAAGCTTTTGGTCTCCAAACATAACATTGTGtgacttggtgtcaaattttgcttgATAATGCATTAGTGTAAGACACTTTATTGCACTTaagtgccatataaatgcaagttggttGTAATTCAGTGACAATAGATGTTTCATTATTTAAcacctttaacttttttttctgtaatcTCCTCATCTCTACAAATTTCCCCTCTTATCTCCACTCCTAACTATTCATTCTTAGAGCATCTATTTTTAATATTAAGAATATTTTGGTCATTTTTTTAGTGCTTGAAGACCAGCAGGATATCCGACTAATTAAAGAGCTGCTGAATAGTCTGTACACAACTCTTTGCGCGCTGGTGAATGGTGTGGGCAAGTGTGTGTTGGTGGGAAACATAAACACCTGGGTCTACAGAATGGAGGTCATTATGCACTGGCAGCAGCAACTGAACAATATTCGTATCATCAGGGTAAGTGGTAGCCATAAACAGCAACTCCGAGGCACATAAAGGAAAACATGCCCATTCTATTTGGACTCTTATTAGACATTTGTAATTTGTACTAAAGGAGCGATTTTAAATAATAAGCATAAATCTTTTTAATTTATTATGGGAACGTAGCTGTCCCAGGCTGgggaagcatttattgcccatccctagttgtccttgagaaagtgatgagcTACTGTCTTGAACCATGACAGTTTATTCAGTGTAGATACACCCACTGTGTTGTTAAGGAGGgttttccaggattttaatgcagaaaaactggaagaacagtgatagatttccaagtcagaatggtgagtgactttgtAGCATGGCAGGGACTCTGACATTATCAGATCCTTCCTAAAGCGGGTGATTGACTGCTCCAACCCCTCAACTGAAGAGGCTCTGCTGAAGGCTATATTCTATCAAAGCATTCTATTTTAACTCTAGTCTTTGAATCATTTTTATGCTATTTTCTTGTTGTGTTGAACAGTGGGTTGGATCTTTTGAAATTCGTCTTGTTTGGCACCATTTCATTAATACCAATGACCTGTTTTTGAATGCCATCACTGAAATTTGACAacaagccacataaggagatattacaACAGGTTAATAAAAGCTTGGCCAAAGAGGTCATTTTTAAGAACCATCTGAAAGGGAGGAGAATAGATGGAGATGAACAAAGaaacttacagcacaggaacaagcctttcagccctccaagcctacactgaaccagatcctctatctaaatatgtcacctattttctaaggatctgtatctctccactccccactcattcatatatctatctagatacatcttaaatgacgctgtCGTGTCTGCCGCTACCACCTCTACTGGCAACGTGTTctaggtacccaccaccctctccatgaagaACTTACCACAATATTTCCCTTAAACGtctcccctttcaccttgaactcatgacccctagtaatagagtcccaaccctggggaaaggtgtcttgctatccactctgtctatacctctcatgattttgtagatctcaatcaggtcccccctcatcctctgtctttctaatgaaaataatcctaatctactccacctctcttcatagctagcgccctccatatcaggaaacatcctggcgaacctcctctgcaccctgtatAGTGTTCAAGAACATGGGTATTGCAGCTGATGACATGGACACCAATTATGAAGTAATAAAAATAGCGGATGCTCAAGGGGCTGGGATTGGAGTGCCAGGATCCCCAAGATTGTGGGGTTGGAtagagatgaagggctttggaGGGTGGGGTACCGTGGAGGGATTAGGAAACGAAAATGAGAATGTTTAAGATCAAGGACTTGCCTGATTAAAGAACCAGCTTAGGTCAGTGAGCAGAGTTGGGGTGATAGAAGAATGGGACATGTTAGGATACAATCCTGTTCTATAATACCCTCTAGGCCCAATTAACATTTGATGTTTCTTGTTTTGCAGCCTTTGAATACAGGACTGACCCTCACAGACCTACCAATGTGTCTGCAGTTGAACATCATGGAAAGGTTGGCTGATGGGAGAGACATTGTCAGTCTGGGACAGGTGTCTCCAAACCTGCAAGTGCTGAGTGAAGATCGCCTTCTCTGGAAGAGACTATGCCGCTATCACTTCACAGAACGTCAGGTAGGTAATGCATGAACAAAAATCTGGtttcaatttaaattcaacacAACCCTTCAGCAAGCTTCAGAGAGACCAAGCTTCTGTCCTGTTAATTGTAGATTCGCAAACGACTCATTTTATCTGAAAAAGGCCACTTGGATTGGAAGAAGATGTATTTTAAGCTCAGCAGATGCTACCCAAGGAAGGAACAGTATGGGGACACACTACAGTTCTGTCGACATTGTCACATCCTCTTTTGGAAGGTAAGTTGGTGGCTTTGTCAACACCTGTGGTCCAATCCAGGAAAaagaattgtttcttttttttttgtataacATGTTATTCCCTTATACTTCAAAATAGCATCCATTTATTCCCATTTTATAGAATTACACATTTACATTCAAAACTATAAATTCTGATTACTGGATAAATTATCCTACTTTATTACATTTGCATGCAGAACCTGGGGCGCATGTGAAGGGTGTATTCATCTTTATAAGGCTGTTTGCTCATAAGAAAAGTCTTGTATTTCTCTGTCAATTTCCATGATCTCCGAATTTCTCAATGTGATTCACCATCAATTAAGAAcctttttgaagtgttgtcactgcTGTAGTTTAGGCAAAGTGGTAGCCAGTTTGTGTGCCACAAGCTTCCACTACCAGCATTGTGATAATTACCAGATGATTAGCTTCTTTGGTCTCAGAGGGATGAATATTGTCCAGAATGCCAGgagaattctcctgctcttttaaaattaattcaccgGGATCTCTTCCAATCACCAAATGTTTGAAATTTGTCCTTCTTGCATTTCTCTTGATGAGTGCAAACCAAAAAACTTCGGTAAAGTCTTTCTTCTTTTAAGCCATATTCAAGTATTACTGATGTGATTGTTCATTTGTCAATCCCATGATCTTTTTTCATTGGTCCATTTCATTCATTTATAAATATTATAAAGTGTTTATCTCTCTCATTGCAATTCTAGGATACAAATCACCCTTGCACATCCAATGACTCAGAAGGTTCTTACACTGCTGTCTCACCTCTTGACTTCATCAGTCTCTTCAAGTTCTGAACATGGAGATTCCAGAGGACTCCCACTGTGAAAACAAATTTCCATTGGGATTTGAGAGCTATTGACTTTGTGTACTTTGCTTTTAAATGTGTAAATAATGTACAATAATATTTATACCTCCTTTTGTACAGTGAAGCTGACAGAGGTGgattaagtctttttttttaaatataaaattatcTGTAGTTTGTAAATATCCTATAGGATATCCTGAGCAGAAAGTTACTGAAACAATGCTTTTTGCCTGAATTCAGATCATGCTGTCAAATAGGTTATAGAGCATCATGGGAATGCAACAAGCATTCGGATATATTTTCTTCTAAAATGGGATTGATAGGTTTAATGGGAGTAATGCACAGAAAGCCCAGTCAGGTCAGTGCTACCCATTTGAGGTGTGGAACCATTTTACACTCAAACTGGCTTATGCTTATCTCACTGCTTGGGATACTATTTCCTCCGAATTGCAAGTTGATTGTATTCCGCTTTCCCATAATTAGTATGGAGAATCACTGGGTAATATGAATACAACTGAAAGCAATTCTGTTTGATTATTGGTATTGGCAGTGAGGGGGGGCAACTGCTTGACAACAACTTGAGTCGTGCTCCGTTCTGCTGTAAGAACTTTTAAATTGTGGTTAGCATCGCAGTTAtcctttcaattttgtttttgtacatTTTTTAATAATATCTGATAGTTACGTTAGATTGTAAAGTGGGTGCTGGATTGATAATTTCCTTCCCATGCTGTACACTGTTAAAGACGTTGGCAGTCTAGAGTGAGGGAATTGTACATAGTGCAATAATGGAGAAGTAACAAGGAGTGAGTAAGAGAGCGATTTTAATTATGATTTCAGACGGGAGGTCCAATGCATTTTCCTGACAATCTTTATTTAATATATGCAGCAAGCAGTTGGTATTGAATCACAGTTGGTTGCCAGCTGACCTGATCAAGGAGGGGGAGCAGGTATAGAAATCTGGTGGCAATATTTCTCTCCAGGAAGGATCAGTAATAGAGGATGAGATTGGGTGAACCTTAAGCACaatttattgctgaaaaagaaaCATACTGTGTAAGATTTTCATCTTACACTTAACCGGACAGGCACAAAATTACGAAATTTCTAAGGGAACAACAATATATGCTGCATAAGAATATCAGTGCCCTCTTTTCATCCAGTTTAAATTCTTGCTCCCTTTGAAATTGGGCATTCTTGCACCTGTCCTGATGTGTACAAGATAATAATCTTAGGTAACAAGTCTGTGTACAATGCTGTGCACAGTCAAGTGACTACAACACTTTAGTTCCATTTTCAACCACTAATAGTCCACCAATTCTCTGGGATTGTCGTTAACTCACCAGGAACTGAAGGTTAAACTCCAGCATGCTACATGGGGCAAATTTTGCTGGCAGAAAAAGGTTGTGTTCATACCCCTGTTTTCTTTGAAAACTTCTGATAATTTTTTGATAAAAATCGTAGGTGTAAAAATGGtagattgactgactggcagtcAAGAGCTATCCAATCAGGGTTCAAAGAGACTACTTGTTTTCTGATTTGCTGTGTGATGATACCATAATG contains the following coding sequences:
- the fbxo32 gene encoding F-box only protein 32 — encoded protein: MPFLGQDWRSPGQSWIKTDNGWKRSNDETNNNVTPLNSFCDEEDFNKENLLKSVGCDMMTKKRKKDLLNNNTKIQYFHQETWISVHKGSTKERHGYCTLGEAFNRLDFSSAILDTRRFHYVVRLLELIAKSQLTSLSGIAQKNYMNILEKVVQKVLEDQQDIRLIKELLNSLYTTLCALVNGVGKCVLVGNINTWVYRMEVIMHWQQQLNNIRIIRPLNTGLTLTDLPMCLQLNIMERLADGRDIVSLGQVSPNLQVLSEDRLLWKRLCRYHFTERQIRKRLILSEKGHLDWKKMYFKLSRCYPRKEQYGDTLQFCRHCHILFWKDTNHPCTSNDSEGSYTAVSPLDFISLFKF